The proteins below are encoded in one region of Metabacillus dongyingensis:
- a CDS encoding Gfo/Idh/MocA family protein produces the protein MISVAMLSKWHVHAVDYERDIHNSSKLNITHVWDEDKERGQRWANELNVPFEPELEKVLGNPAIEGVVVDTPTNMHKEVIIKAAQNGKHIFTEKVLALTTADCKEIFEAVEKAGVSLVVSMPRLTTNYYLYAEKALKDGLIGELKMARCRVAHNGSVPSAENPEGWLPAHFYNAEQCGGGALIDLGAHPIYLLNRLAGKPKEVSAHFDYVYTKEVEDQASVIVSYEEGVTGVIETSFVSHGSPFYLELYGTEGCLLIQDGKVELRNGEGTHVIEQLPKELPIPMEQWADAIQSGKTPSISNEDALLLTAVNEAAIQSNTEKRRITIIV, from the coding sequence ATGATTTCAGTCGCAATGCTGAGCAAATGGCACGTTCATGCCGTTGATTATGAAAGAGATATACATAACAGTTCTAAATTGAATATTACGCATGTATGGGATGAGGACAAAGAAAGAGGGCAGCGGTGGGCAAATGAACTGAATGTTCCATTTGAACCTGAGCTTGAGAAGGTTCTAGGCAATCCTGCTATTGAAGGGGTGGTTGTTGACACGCCGACTAACATGCACAAGGAAGTCATCATAAAAGCAGCACAGAATGGAAAGCACATTTTCACAGAAAAAGTACTTGCGTTAACAACAGCTGATTGCAAAGAAATCTTTGAAGCAGTCGAGAAAGCGGGAGTTTCTCTTGTGGTCTCAATGCCTAGGCTCACCACAAACTATTACCTCTATGCTGAAAAAGCACTGAAGGATGGCTTAATTGGAGAACTCAAAATGGCAAGATGCCGTGTCGCTCATAACGGTTCAGTGCCTTCAGCGGAAAACCCTGAAGGATGGCTGCCTGCACACTTCTACAATGCTGAGCAATGCGGCGGAGGGGCTCTCATAGATTTAGGGGCTCATCCGATCTATTTGCTCAACCGCCTTGCAGGAAAACCTAAAGAAGTATCCGCTCATTTTGATTACGTCTATACAAAAGAAGTCGAAGACCAGGCTTCTGTCATCGTTTCCTATGAGGAAGGTGTAACTGGCGTGATTGAAACCTCGTTTGTTTCACACGGAAGTCCGTTTTATCTAGAATTATACGGAACAGAAGGATGTCTGCTGATTCAGGATGGAAAAGTGGAGCTGAGAAATGGCGAAGGTACTCATGTGATTGAACAGCTGCCAAAAGAGCTTCCGATTCCAATGGAACAATGGGCGGATGCCATCCAGTCTGGAAAAACACCGTCTATTTCGAATGAGGATGCCCTCCTGTTAACGGCAGTGAACGAAGCGGCGATTCAGTCGAATACTGAAAAGCGGAGAATAACGATCATCGTATAA
- a CDS encoding NAD(P)/FAD-dependent oxidoreductase — MKLHNGSLYWPQTVSHVQAYPELQDTITCDVLIVGGGMSGALCAHTLSKYDLDTILVEKRTVGSGSSSANTGLLQFSNDTMLHEFIKKIGEEKAVRFYKMCLKAVDELELAAKSLSKEVDFIRRKSLYYASTSGDKSKLKKEFKALSKHGFPVDFFKKDEIKERFGFEKPAALLTDGDAEVNPYKFIQTLMEDAHHNGVRIFENTEIEETDRDDEYVYFQSAHGKIAAKKVIYSTGYETIPFAKKLGAEVNRTFAIVTTPVHYLNHWEDKNLIWETKRPYFYMRTTVDGRIVAGGLDEERMEAPSSKETIRERGQRILDKVREHYPSYEMEVDSVWGASFGESDDGLPFIGKHPKKKNVYYLLGFGGNGTVYSMLGAEILKDLILYDSHPDAEIVRLDR, encoded by the coding sequence ATGAAGCTTCATAACGGTTCTCTATATTGGCCTCAAACGGTCAGCCATGTTCAGGCATATCCTGAGCTTCAAGATACCATAACATGCGATGTCCTCATCGTTGGAGGGGGAATGTCTGGTGCTTTGTGTGCTCACACCCTTTCAAAGTATGATTTAGATACAATTTTAGTGGAAAAAAGAACCGTCGGCAGCGGCAGTTCAAGTGCAAATACAGGGCTCCTGCAGTTTTCAAATGATACGATGCTCCATGAATTCATCAAAAAAATAGGTGAAGAGAAAGCGGTCCGTTTTTATAAAATGTGTTTAAAAGCAGTAGATGAGCTTGAGCTTGCAGCTAAAAGCTTATCGAAAGAAGTCGATTTCATCAGAAGAAAAAGCCTGTATTATGCAAGCACTTCAGGTGACAAATCAAAACTGAAAAAAGAGTTTAAAGCTCTTTCTAAACATGGTTTCCCTGTAGATTTTTTTAAAAAAGACGAAATAAAAGAGCGATTTGGATTTGAGAAGCCGGCCGCTCTTTTGACAGATGGCGATGCCGAAGTGAACCCGTATAAATTTATCCAGACTTTGATGGAGGACGCTCATCACAATGGCGTCCGGATTTTTGAGAATACAGAAATTGAAGAGACTGACAGAGATGATGAGTACGTCTATTTCCAATCTGCACATGGAAAAATTGCAGCAAAAAAAGTCATCTATTCGACCGGCTACGAAACGATTCCATTCGCGAAAAAATTGGGAGCCGAAGTGAATCGAACTTTTGCGATCGTCACTACCCCAGTACACTATCTTAATCATTGGGAAGACAAAAACCTGATTTGGGAAACGAAGCGCCCCTACTTCTATATGCGGACTACGGTCGACGGCAGAATTGTTGCCGGAGGGCTTGATGAAGAGAGAATGGAAGCTCCAAGCAGCAAAGAAACGATCCGCGAACGCGGTCAGCGGATTTTGGACAAAGTCAGGGAGCATTATCCGAGTTATGAAATGGAAGTTGATTCCGTATGGGGTGCAAGCTTTGGTGAATCAGACGACGGATTGCCATTCATCGGAAAGCATCCAAAGAAAAAAAATGTTTATTACTTGCTTGGCTTTGGCGGAAATGGAACCGTCTATTCCATGCTTGGCGCTGAAATCTTAAAGGACTTGATTCTTTATGACTCTCATCCTGATGCAGAAATTGTGAGATTGGATAGATAA
- a CDS encoding TIGR03943 family putative permease subunit, with translation MKKFLTALGLLIIAGIVFMISMQPEKEEREPEKQEATQEKEEPLANAKEYLEDPDGYMKKLDEKYKPDHEDDHHAEDKPDEYYENQKNDLLKMDKIILSNENYISILEVLDRFPKEFAGKQVELTGFVFREKDFSETQLVIARSGDPCCTDEHDGLYGLLSRMENAKNLLDSQWVNVTGELSTNTYSGAEVPYLLIKKAVKIKPPAQPYVYEGKDTHTD, from the coding sequence ATGAAAAAGTTTTTAACGGCTTTAGGTCTTCTGATCATAGCAGGTATTGTATTTATGATAAGTATGCAGCCAGAAAAAGAAGAGAGAGAGCCTGAAAAACAAGAAGCAACTCAGGAAAAAGAGGAACCATTGGCGAATGCGAAAGAGTATCTGGAAGATCCTGATGGATATATGAAAAAGTTAGATGAAAAATATAAACCTGATCATGAAGATGATCATCATGCGGAAGATAAACCTGATGAATATTATGAAAATCAGAAAAATGATTTATTGAAAATGGATAAAATCATCCTTTCAAATGAAAATTATATCTCCATATTGGAAGTTCTTGATCGATTTCCAAAGGAGTTTGCGGGAAAACAGGTTGAATTGACTGGTTTTGTCTTCCGTGAAAAAGATTTTTCAGAAACGCAGCTTGTTATTGCAAGAAGCGGTGATCCCTGCTGTACAGATGAGCACGACGGGTTATACGGCCTGCTTTCCAGGATGGAAAATGCAAAAAATCTTCTTGATAGTCAATGGGTTAACGTCACAGGGGAACTAAGTACAAATACGTATTCCGGAGCTGAGGTACCTTATCTGCTAATTAAAAAGGCAGTAAAAATAAAACCTCCCGCACAGCCCTATGTCTATGAGGGTAAAGACACCCATACTGACTGA
- a CDS encoding MFS transporter, whose product MNQSSERANKRRITGNIFKGSVGNLIEWYDWYVYSAFAVYFSEAFFPKGDPTSQLLNTAAIFAVGFLMRPLGSLLMGRYADRHGRRAALTLSITVMAGGSLIIALTPSYATIGVMAPAILVLARLLQGLSLGGEYGTSATYLSEMASSGRRGFYSSFQYVTLVAGQLLALGVQIVLQQTLSESDMMSWGWRIPFVIGAMGALAVLWLRRTMDESEQFSNMGSKSRENAGTIRTLMKHPKAVLTVVGLTLGGTVAFYTYTTYLQKYMVNTVGLDKEVVSLINFIALLIFVVLQPLAGMLSDKIGRRPLLISFGILGTLFTVPLFLIMEQTKSPIVAFLLMMAGLIIITGYTSINAIVKAELFPTEIRALGVGFPYALTVAVFGGTAEFIALWLKSSGVETFFYFYVAACIAVSLISYLRMGESSKVSHIEAEIDAMKKR is encoded by the coding sequence GTGAATCAATCTAGTGAGCGCGCAAATAAGCGTCGAATAACCGGAAACATTTTCAAAGGTTCAGTTGGAAATTTGATCGAATGGTACGACTGGTATGTTTATTCTGCTTTCGCCGTATATTTCTCTGAAGCGTTCTTCCCCAAGGGAGATCCTACCAGCCAGCTGCTCAACACAGCAGCAATATTCGCGGTAGGCTTCCTGATGCGTCCTTTAGGGAGCTTGCTGATGGGCCGTTATGCTGATCGTCATGGCCGGCGTGCAGCACTGACGCTTTCCATTACCGTCATGGCCGGTGGTTCTCTGATCATTGCCTTAACCCCAAGTTATGCCACCATTGGTGTGATGGCTCCCGCTATTCTTGTTCTCGCTCGCCTGCTCCAAGGGCTGTCGCTGGGCGGAGAGTATGGAACATCTGCAACGTACCTTTCAGAGATGGCCAGCAGCGGCAGACGCGGCTTCTATTCAAGCTTTCAATATGTCACACTTGTTGCAGGACAGCTGCTGGCCCTTGGTGTCCAGATTGTCCTTCAGCAAACACTCAGCGAATCCGATATGATGTCCTGGGGATGGCGGATTCCATTCGTCATCGGAGCAATGGGTGCGTTGGCCGTATTGTGGCTGCGCCGCACGATGGATGAATCAGAGCAATTCTCAAACATGGGTTCAAAAAGCAGGGAGAACGCAGGTACTATCAGAACTCTGATGAAACACCCAAAGGCTGTGCTGACAGTGGTTGGACTTACACTCGGCGGAACAGTCGCCTTCTATACATATACGACATATTTACAGAAGTATATGGTGAATACTGTAGGCCTTGATAAGGAAGTTGTCAGTTTGATTAACTTTATAGCCCTGCTTATATTCGTCGTGCTTCAACCGCTAGCAGGCATGCTGTCTGACAAAATCGGGCGCCGTCCTCTATTGATAAGTTTTGGTATCTTGGGTACGCTGTTCACGGTGCCGCTTTTCTTGATCATGGAGCAGACGAAGAGTCCTATCGTTGCATTCTTGCTTATGATGGCGGGTCTCATCATTATCACCGGTTACACTTCCATTAATGCAATTGTAAAAGCCGAGCTCTTCCCGACTGAAATTAGAGCGCTTGGGGTTGGTTTCCCTTACGCACTCACTGTTGCAGTGTTTGGCGGAACTGCGGAGTTTATTGCGCTATGGCTGAAGAGCTCTGGAGTAGAGACATTCTTTTATTTCTACGTAGCTGCATGTATTGCGGTCAGTTTAATCTCCTACTTGCGAATGGGTGAGTCTTCGAAAGTCTCCCATATCGAAGCCGAGATTGATGCCATGAAAAAACGCTAG
- a CDS encoding F0F1 ATP synthase subunit epsilon, which translates to MKTVQVNVVTPDGPVYDADVEMVSVKAQSGELGILPGHIPLVAPLQIGAVRLKTGKSTELVAVSGGFLEVRPDKVTILAQAAETVEDIDLTRAQSAKERAEQRLNKSTDDIDFKRAELALRRAMNRINVSQNKI; encoded by the coding sequence ATGAAGACAGTACAAGTCAATGTCGTTACTCCCGATGGCCCAGTTTACGATGCAGACGTCGAAATGGTAAGCGTAAAGGCTCAAAGCGGTGAGCTCGGAATCTTGCCAGGTCATATTCCGTTGGTTGCTCCTTTGCAAATCGGAGCAGTTCGGTTGAAAACAGGAAAATCCACGGAACTCGTGGCTGTTAGCGGCGGCTTTTTAGAAGTACGGCCTGACAAAGTCACAATCTTGGCACAAGCTGCTGAGACTGTAGAAGATATTGATTTAACTCGTGCACAATCTGCGAAAGAACGCGCTGAACAGCGTCTGAACAAAAGTACAGACGACATCGATTTCAAGCGTGCCGAACTTGCTTTGCGCCGAGCAATGAATCGAATTAACGTATCACAGAATAAAATCTAA
- the atpD gene encoding F0F1 ATP synthase subunit beta, with protein sequence MNKGRVTQVMGPVVDVKFQSGQLPEIYNALKVTFKGRSENEAASELTLEVALHLGDDTVRTVAMASTDGLVRGSEVLDTGAPISVPVGDVTLGRVFNVLGDNIDLDEAIPAESRRDPIHRLAPKFDQLSTEVEILETGIKVVDLLAPYIKGGKIGLFGGAGVGKTVLIQELINNIAQEHGGISVFAGVGERTREGNDLYHEMTDSGVIKKTAMVFGQMNEPPGARMRVALTGLTMAEYFRDDQGQDVLFFMDNIFRFTQAGSEVSALLGRMPSAVGYQPTLATEMGQLQERITSTNVGSVTSIQAIYVPADDYTDPAPATTFAHLDATTNLERKLSEMGIYPAVDPLASTSRALSPEIVGEEHYSVARQVQQTLQRYKELQDIIAILGMDELNDEDKLVVSRARRIQFFLSQNFHVAEQFTGQAGSYVPVKETVRGFKEILEGKYDHLPEDAFRLVGRIEDVIESAKNMGVEV encoded by the coding sequence ATGAATAAAGGACGCGTTACTCAAGTTATGGGTCCGGTTGTTGACGTAAAGTTCCAAAGTGGTCAGCTTCCTGAAATCTATAACGCCCTTAAAGTTACATTCAAAGGACGAAGCGAAAATGAAGCAGCGTCAGAATTAACATTAGAAGTTGCCCTTCACCTAGGTGACGACACGGTTCGTACCGTAGCGATGGCATCAACAGATGGCCTTGTTCGCGGAAGTGAAGTTTTAGATACAGGTGCTCCAATCTCAGTTCCAGTTGGAGATGTTACACTAGGCCGTGTATTTAACGTATTAGGTGATAACATTGATTTGGATGAAGCAATTCCTGCTGAATCTCGTCGTGATCCAATTCACAGACTAGCACCTAAATTCGATCAGCTTTCTACTGAGGTAGAAATTCTTGAAACGGGAATCAAAGTAGTTGACCTTCTTGCACCTTACATCAAAGGCGGAAAAATCGGTCTTTTCGGAGGTGCGGGTGTTGGTAAAACCGTACTTATCCAAGAACTTATCAACAACATCGCTCAAGAGCATGGCGGTATCTCTGTATTCGCTGGTGTTGGAGAGCGTACTCGTGAAGGAAATGACCTTTACCATGAGATGACTGATTCTGGTGTTATCAAGAAAACAGCGATGGTTTTCGGACAAATGAATGAGCCGCCTGGAGCACGTATGCGTGTAGCTCTTACAGGTCTTACAATGGCTGAATACTTCCGTGATGATCAAGGACAAGACGTTCTTTTCTTCATGGATAACATTTTCCGTTTCACTCAAGCAGGTTCAGAGGTATCTGCCCTTCTTGGCCGTATGCCATCTGCCGTTGGTTACCAGCCGACACTTGCTACTGAAATGGGTCAATTGCAAGAGCGCATCACGTCTACAAACGTTGGTTCTGTAACGTCGATTCAAGCAATCTACGTTCCTGCCGATGACTATACGGATCCGGCTCCTGCAACAACTTTCGCTCACTTGGATGCAACAACAAACCTTGAGCGTAAACTTTCTGAAATGGGTATTTACCCAGCGGTGGATCCACTTGCTTCAACATCTCGTGCATTATCTCCTGAAATCGTTGGAGAAGAGCACTATTCTGTTGCACGTCAAGTACAGCAAACACTGCAGCGTTACAAAGAATTACAAGATATCATTGCGATCCTTGGTATGGATGAGCTTAATGACGAAGATAAATTAGTCGTGTCCCGTGCACGTCGTATTCAATTCTTCTTATCCCAAAACTTCCACGTAGCTGAGCAGTTTACTGGTCAAGCAGGTTCTTACGTTCCTGTTAAAGAAACAGTTCGCGGCTTCAAGGAAATCCTTGAAGGCAAATACGATCATCTTCCAGAAGATGCATTCCGTCTTGTTGGACGCATTGAAGATGTTATCGAAAGTGCGAAGAACATGGGTGTAGAAGTATAA
- the atpG gene encoding ATP synthase F1 subunit gamma, protein MASLRDIKSRITSTKKTSQITKAMEMVSAAKLNRAENNAKAFVPYMDKIQEVVANIALGSTGVSHPMLVSRPVKKTAYLVITSDRGLAGALNSNVLRAVYQAMQKRHTSKDEYAVIAIGKIGREFFKKRGVQIALEVTGIADDTSFAEIKDIATNTVNMFNDGTFDEIYVYYNHFASVIQQDVTETKLLPLSDLAGSSKKTSYEFEPSEEEILEVLLPQYAESLIYGALLDSKASEHAARMSAMKNATDNAKELINSLTLSYNRARQAAITQEITEIVGGAAALE, encoded by the coding sequence TTGGCATCATTACGCGACATTAAATCAAGAATCACCTCAACGAAGAAAACAAGCCAGATTACTAAGGCAATGGAGATGGTTTCAGCCGCAAAGCTGAACCGCGCCGAAAACAACGCAAAAGCGTTTGTGCCTTATATGGATAAGATACAAGAGGTGGTTGCAAACATAGCTTTAGGCAGTACGGGTGTGTCTCATCCAATGCTTGTCAGCCGTCCCGTTAAGAAAACAGCGTATCTTGTGATCACGTCTGACCGAGGATTAGCTGGTGCCCTTAACAGTAACGTTTTGCGTGCCGTTTACCAGGCAATGCAAAAGCGCCACACGTCGAAAGATGAGTACGCTGTAATTGCAATCGGTAAAATTGGACGTGAATTCTTCAAGAAGCGCGGTGTTCAAATCGCTCTTGAAGTGACTGGTATTGCAGATGACACATCATTTGCTGAGATTAAAGATATTGCAACAAACACAGTTAATATGTTCAATGATGGAACATTTGACGAAATCTACGTGTATTACAATCATTTCGCAAGTGTTATTCAGCAGGACGTAACAGAAACGAAGCTTCTTCCTCTTTCTGATCTAGCTGGCTCTTCTAAGAAAACATCTTACGAATTTGAGCCTTCTGAGGAAGAGATTTTAGAAGTGTTATTACCACAATATGCTGAAAGTCTCATCTACGGAGCACTTTTAGACAGTAAAGCTTCTGAGCATGCTGCGCGTATGTCAGCGATGAAAAATGCGACAGACAATGCGAAAGAACTTATCAACAGTCTTACTCTTTCATATAACCGTGCACGTCAGGCTGCGATTACACAGGAAATTACCGAAATCGTCGGCGGAGCTGCGGCACTCGAATAG
- the atpA gene encoding F0F1 ATP synthase subunit alpha, translating into MSIKAEEISALIKKQIESYQSDIKVSDVGTVIQIGDGIARAHGLDNVMAGELVEFSNGVMGMAQNLESNNVGIIILGPYSDIREGDEVRRTGRIMEVPVGEALIGRVVNSLGQPVDGLGPIETTHTRPIESPAPGVMDRKSVHEPLQTGIKAIDSLIPIGRGQRELIIGDRQTGKTSVAIDTILNQKNEDMICIYVAIGQKESTVRGVVETLRKNGALDYTIVVTASASQPAPLLFLAPYTGVTMGEHFMYNGKHVLVVYDDLTKQASAYRELSLLLRRPPGREAYPGDVFYLHSRLLERAAKLSDAKGAGSLTALPFIETQAGDVSAYIPTNVISITDGQIFLQSDLFFSGVRPAVNAGLSVSRVGGSAQIKAMKKVSGTLRLDLASYRELEAFAQFGSDLDKATQAKLNRGARTVEVLKQGLNKPLAVEKQVAILYALTRGFLDDIPVEDIKRFEEEYYVFLDQNHKALLDHIRTTGGLPEDNDFNAAIAAFKKTFAITE; encoded by the coding sequence ATGAGCATCAAAGCAGAAGAAATTAGTGCACTGATTAAAAAGCAAATCGAAAGCTATCAGTCTGATATCAAAGTTAGTGATGTAGGTACAGTTATCCAGATTGGTGACGGTATCGCCCGTGCTCATGGCCTCGACAATGTCATGGCTGGAGAGCTTGTTGAATTTTCAAACGGCGTAATGGGTATGGCTCAAAACCTTGAGTCAAACAACGTAGGTATCATTATCCTTGGACCTTACTCTGATATCCGTGAAGGTGACGAAGTTCGCCGTACTGGACGCATCATGGAGGTTCCGGTTGGTGAAGCGTTAATCGGACGCGTCGTAAACTCTCTAGGACAGCCTGTTGATGGCCTTGGTCCAATCGAAACAACACATACTCGCCCAATTGAGAGCCCGGCTCCAGGCGTTATGGACCGTAAATCGGTTCATGAACCATTGCAAACTGGAATTAAAGCGATTGACTCTCTAATTCCAATCGGCCGCGGCCAGCGTGAGTTAATTATCGGTGACCGTCAAACAGGTAAAACATCTGTTGCCATCGATACAATCCTAAACCAAAAGAACGAAGATATGATCTGTATTTACGTTGCAATCGGACAAAAAGAATCTACTGTCCGCGGCGTAGTTGAAACTCTTCGCAAAAATGGCGCATTAGACTACACAATCGTTGTTACAGCATCTGCTTCACAGCCGGCACCGCTATTATTCTTAGCTCCTTATACTGGTGTTACTATGGGTGAGCATTTCATGTACAACGGCAAGCACGTTTTGGTTGTTTATGATGATTTAACAAAACAAGCATCTGCTTACCGTGAACTTTCATTATTATTACGCCGTCCTCCAGGCCGCGAAGCATATCCTGGTGACGTATTCTACTTGCATTCACGCCTTCTTGAGCGTGCAGCAAAACTTAGTGATGCAAAAGGCGCTGGTTCATTAACAGCTCTTCCGTTCATTGAGACACAAGCTGGAGATGTATCTGCATACATTCCAACAAACGTAATTTCCATCACTGATGGACAAATCTTCTTGCAGTCTGACTTATTCTTCTCAGGTGTACGTCCAGCGGTTAACGCCGGTCTATCTGTATCACGTGTTGGAGGATCTGCACAGATCAAAGCAATGAAAAAAGTATCAGGTACACTGCGTCTTGACCTTGCTTCTTACCGTGAGCTAGAAGCATTTGCTCAATTCGGATCTGACCTTGATAAAGCAACTCAAGCGAAATTAAACCGCGGAGCACGTACGGTTGAAGTTTTGAAACAAGGCTTGAACAAACCTCTTGCAGTTGAAAAGCAAGTTGCGATTCTTTACGCTTTAACTCGCGGATTCCTTGATGATATCCCAGTTGAAGATATTAAACGCTTTGAAGAAGAGTACTATGTATTCTTAGATCAAAACCATAAAGCATTGCTTGATCATATTCGAACAACTGGTGGACTTCCTGAAGACAACGACTTCAATGCTGCTATTGCTGCATTCAAAAAAACATTCGCGATTACTGAATAA
- a CDS encoding F0F1 ATP synthase subunit delta — protein MSKEIVAARYALALFQIAKENGTIDKFEEELLVIQKVTKENPELLNVLKHPKVLLEKKKSMMSEAFASLSQPILSTILLLIERQRINVIPELADHFVKLANDERGTEDAIVYSVRLLDQDELTALSDTFAKKIGKTSLRLRNVIDQNLIGGVKLRIGNRIYDGSISGKLERIERQLVAKRS, from the coding sequence ATGAGTAAAGAAATAGTTGCAGCTCGCTATGCATTGGCTCTTTTTCAAATCGCAAAGGAAAACGGCACAATTGACAAGTTCGAAGAGGAATTGCTTGTTATCCAGAAGGTAACTAAAGAAAATCCTGAATTATTAAACGTGCTTAAACATCCAAAAGTGCTTCTAGAAAAGAAAAAATCCATGATGAGTGAAGCGTTCGCTTCTTTATCTCAACCAATTTTAAGTACAATTTTACTCTTGATTGAACGTCAAAGAATCAATGTGATTCCTGAGCTTGCTGATCATTTTGTGAAGCTTGCCAATGACGAACGCGGCACAGAAGACGCCATTGTCTATTCTGTCAGACTGCTGGATCAAGATGAATTAACAGCGCTGTCTGATACGTTTGCCAAAAAAATCGGCAAAACATCTCTTCGTTTAAGAAATGTTATTGATCAGAATCTGATCGGCGGAGTGAAGCTTCGTATCGGCAATCGCATTTATGATGGAAGTATAAGCGGAAAGCTTGAACGTATAGAGCGACAACTTGTTGCAAAAAGATCGTAG
- the atpF gene encoding F0F1 ATP synthase subunit B → MLTSNLVVGAGLHLNTGDIVFQLVIFLILLALLRKYALGPVMNMMKQREEHIASEISASEAKHAEAKKLAEEQRELLKQARLESQGLVESAKKLGEKQKEEIIQVARSEAERLKQSAFKEIAQEKEQAVAALREQVASLSILIATKVIEKELNEKEQEKLIQDYIKEVGEGR, encoded by the coding sequence ATGTTAACGTCAAATCTAGTAGTTGGTGCAGGTTTACATTTAAATACTGGAGACATTGTATTCCAGCTGGTCATTTTCTTAATCTTACTTGCATTGCTGAGAAAATATGCTCTTGGACCTGTTATGAATATGATGAAACAGCGCGAAGAGCACATTGCATCTGAAATCAGCGCGTCTGAAGCTAAACACGCGGAAGCTAAGAAGCTTGCTGAAGAGCAGCGTGAACTATTAAAGCAGGCAAGACTTGAATCTCAGGGTTTAGTTGAAAGTGCGAAGAAGCTTGGTGAAAAGCAAAAGGAAGAAATCATCCAAGTCGCTCGTTCAGAAGCAGAACGCCTGAAGCAGTCTGCATTTAAAGAAATTGCTCAGGAAAAAGAGCAAGCTGTTGCCGCTCTGCGTGAGCAAGTAGCTTCATTATCTATTTTAATTGCTACGAAGGTTATTGAAAAAGAATTAAATGAAAAAGAACAAGAAAAGCTTATCCAGGATTATATTAAAGAGGTAGGCGAAGGCCGATGA
- the atpE gene encoding F0F1 ATP synthase subunit C yields the protein MNLIAAAIAIGLAALGAGIGNGLIVSRTVEGVARQPELQGKLQTIMFIGIALVEALPIIGVVIAFIVLGS from the coding sequence ATGAATTTAATCGCAGCTGCAATTGCAATCGGCTTAGCGGCACTAGGTGCTGGTATTGGTAATGGTCTTATCGTTTCACGTACAGTAGAAGGTGTTGCTCGTCAGCCTGAACTACAAGGTAAGCTTCAAACAATCATGTTCATCGGTATCGCATTAGTTGAGGCACTTCCTATCATCGGAGTAGTTATCGCGTTTATCGTATTAGGAAGTTAA
- the atpB gene encoding F0F1 ATP synthase subunit A — protein sequence MHHEAPIVEFLGLTFNLSNVLMITVASVIVFLIAVLATRKLAMKPTGMQNFFEWIVDFVKGIINSSMDWHTGGKFLTLGVTLLMYIFVSNMLGLPFSIAVNHELWWKSPTADPTITLTLAVMVVALTHYYGVKMKGTAEYGKDFFRPMAFLFPIKIIEEFANTLTLGLRLYGNIYAGEILLGLLAGLAVTGPIGALSAALPMMVWQAFSIFVGSIQAFIFVMLTMVYMSHKVSSDH from the coding sequence TTGCATCACGAAGCTCCTATAGTAGAGTTTTTAGGCCTTACTTTTAACTTATCCAATGTTTTAATGATCACTGTTGCAAGTGTTATCGTTTTTCTAATAGCGGTACTAGCCACTCGCAAATTGGCAATGAAGCCGACAGGGATGCAGAATTTCTTTGAATGGATCGTTGATTTCGTCAAGGGAATCATCAACAGTTCAATGGACTGGCATACAGGCGGGAAATTCTTGACGCTTGGCGTTACGCTCCTAATGTACATATTTGTATCAAATATGCTCGGGCTGCCGTTTTCAATTGCTGTAAACCATGAGCTATGGTGGAAATCACCTACAGCAGATCCAACAATTACACTGACTCTTGCTGTTATGGTCGTGGCTTTGACACACTATTATGGTGTGAAAATGAAGGGCACAGCTGAGTATGGGAAGGATTTCTTCCGACCGATGGCGTTCCTTTTCCCGATCAAGATCATTGAAGAGTTCGCTAACACGCTGACTCTTGGCTTGCGTCTTTACGGTAACATCTATGCCGGTGAAATCCTTTTGGGACTTCTCGCTGGGCTTGCAGTAACTGGTCCAATCGGCGCTTTATCTGCTGCATTGCCAATGATGGTATGGCAGGCATTCAGTATTTTTGTAGGTTCCATCCAAGCATTTATCTTTGTAATGTTAACAATGGTTTATATGTCTCACAAAGTGAGCAGCGACCATTAA